Proteins from a single region of Gossypium arboreum isolate Shixiya-1 chromosome 1, ASM2569848v2, whole genome shotgun sequence:
- the LOC108482081 gene encoding vacuolar protein sorting-associated protein 55 homolog, whose translation MADLPGYLHNCLQTGKLVVLAILVSGGIILQILACALYNNWWPMLTVIMYVLLPMPLMFFAGSDGYSLLSESGNSWVNATKFLAGASAIGSIAIPAILKHAGVISWGALAMELSSFFVFVLAIMFYIRMNNDDDYSFF comes from the exons ATGGCCGATTTACCGGGTTATTTACACAACTGCTTACAGACCGGAAAACTTGTGGTTTTGGCGATTTTAGTTTCGGGCGGAATCATATTGCAAATCTTG GCATGTGCTTTGTACAATAATTGGTGGCCGATGTTGACTG TAATAATGTATGTTCTTCTTCCAATGCCATTGATGTTCTTTGCTGGCTCTGACGGTTATTCCCTTTTATCTGAATCTGGCAACAG TTGGGTGAATGCAACAAAGTTCTTGGCCGGAGCTTCTGCAATAGGAAGCATTGCTATACCAGCTATCTTAAAACATGCCGGAGTTATCAGTTGGGGCGCATTGGCAATGGAACTTTCATCATTTTTCGTTTTTGTACTGGCCATAATGTTTTATATTCGAATGAACAATGATGATGATTACAGTTTCTTCTGA
- the LOC108480704 gene encoding transcription factor MAMYB, translating into MEFLDEDARPRFLFQSKPQSSSSSERPSPQKPSKPFLFISLSISSIILSLALFSIESEPFKSLLFWLSFSLFLGPFAPPSLTGGDIRVGVGPTIPDPIEQDPQPETESKKKSSQKRSKPDKIDEPIGNPGELAGNGNGFSDSKVKSKESKKKEDLGSNFDGEGKEWSETEIEILKKQMVKNPVGKPGRWEAIASAFKGKYKTDSVIKKAKELGEKKIDDSDSYAQFLKNRKPVDTRINDENEAVIKANWNSGEDIALLNALKTFPKDVTMRWEKISAAVPGKSKAACMKRVAELKKDFRSSKASNGGN; encoded by the coding sequence ATGGAGTTTTTGGACGAAGACGCTAGACCCAGATTCCTCTTCCAATCAAAGCCTCAATCTTCTTCTTCCTCCGAGCGACCCTCCCCACAAAAACCCTCAAAACCATTCCTTTTCATTTCCCTTTCAATCTCTTCCATTATCCTCTCCCTTGCCCTCTTCTCCATTGAATCCGAACCCTTCAAATCTCTCCTCTTTTGGCTCTCTTTCTCCCTTTTCCTCGGCCCATTCGCCCCTCCTTCCCTCACCGGCGGTGACATCCGTGTCGGCGTTGGCCCCACCATCCCTGATCCCATCGAACAAGACCCACAACCCGAGACTGAATCTAAGAAAAAATCATCTCAAAAACGTTCAAAGCCTGATAAAATCGATGAACCAATTGGAAATCCTGGGGAGTTAGCTGGAAACGGAAATGGGTTTTCAGATTCAAAGGTGAAAAGCAAAGAGTCGAAGAAAAAAGAAGATCTGGGGAGCAATTTCGATGGGGAAGGTAAGGAATGGAGTGAAACTGAAATTGAGATTTTGAAGAAACAAATGGTGAAAAACCCAGTGGGGAAACCAGGTAGATGGGAAGCTATAGCTTCAGCATTTAAAGGGAAATATAAAACAGATAGTGTGATTAAAAAAGCAAAGGAGCTAGGTGAGAAAAAAATAGATGATAGTGATTCATATGCTCAGTTTTTGAAGAATAGGAAACCAGTTGATACGAGGATCAATGATGAAAATGAAGCAGTGATAAAGGCTAATTGGAATTCAGGGGAAGATATTGCTTTACTCAATGCTTTGAAAACTTTTCCTAAAGATGTAACAATGAGATGGGAAAAGATTTCTGCTGCTGTACCTGGGAAATCAAAAGCTGCTTGTATGAAAAGAGTTGCTGAACTGAAAAAGGATTTTAGGAGCTCTAAAGCTAGTAATGGTGGGAATTAA
- the LOC108480126 gene encoding nuclear intron maturase 2, mitochondrial translates to MHRRITVFTFQVLKSPSIIPTQATQLYSQLNPFARGTNGFALFRLFSFTPVHRRVPDPDDPMNLMKEDGVSVCSQMWVENFREPDRLVSNLISYLRRFELWVLAYQKVCADEIGSYVPRSSITRSALEDLLALRNAVLDNRFKWGARLEFFIKSPKDKTDYESLSKRKIKAILTTTQPAPFQDKLVQEVLLMILEPIYEARFSQKSFAFRPGRNAHTVLRVIRRNFAGYLWYIKGDLSPILDGLKVGLVISALMRDVRDKKVIDLIKLALVTPVITSPIDGMEKKKKTKRKYQKKKVLAEDEPKPDPYWLETFFGFAPEEAEKLPSWGHCGILSPLLANICLDELDRWMEGKIKDFYRPSKSDVIWNSPEGEAEQGNTSWPEFVPTSGPDKTRKMDYIRYGGHILIGIRGPRADAATLRKQLIEFCDQKYMIKLDNESLPVEHITKGIMFLDHVLCRRVVYPTLRYTATGGKIISEKGVGTLLSVTASLKQCIKQFRKLNFLKGDREPDPQPCFRMFHATQAHTNAQMNKFLSTMVEWYRYADNRKKVVNFCSYIIRGSLAKLYAAKYKLRSRAKVYKIGARNLSRPLKERKGQSPEYQNLLRMGLAESIDGLQYTRMSLIPETDYTPFPSNWRPDHEKALIEYIRLDDPKTLEEQKGCIQEQGLVSPQDYISMLVWNYKRNAIVMDQLSLVKSAGLLSSSNRENDDPKNKEQEESEERLHASQIFVTRIMDNITAH, encoded by the exons ATGCATCGAAGAATCACAGTTTTCACCTTTCAAGTTCTAAAAAGTCCCAGTATTATCCCTACCCAAGCCACCCAACTTTACTCCCAATTGAATCCCTTTGCCCGTGGAACAAATGGGTTTGCTTTGTTTCGATTGTTTTCGTTTACTCCGGTGCACCGGCGTGTGCCGGATCCCGATGACCCTATGAACCTAATGAAAGAAGATGGTGTATCGGTTTGTTCTCAAATGTGGGTTGAGAATTTTAGAGAACCTGATAGGTTGGTTTCCAATTTGATCTCGTACCTTCGTAGATTCGAATTATGGGTGTTGGCTTATCAGAAAGTTTGTGCTGATGAAATAGGATCGTATGTGCCTCGTAGTTCAATCACTAGGTCCGCGTTGGAAGATTTGTTAGCTTTGAGAAATGCTGTTCTTGATAATAGGTTTAAGTGGGGTGCTAGGTTAGAGTTCTTTATAAAATCACCTAAAGATAAGACGGATTACGAATCTTTATCGAAGAGGAAGATTAAGGCGATTTTAACGACTACGCAACCTGCTCCGTTTCAAGATAAGTTAGTGCAGGAGGTTTTGCTTATGATTTTAGAGCCAATATATGAGGCCCGCTTCTCACAGAAGTCATTTGCGTTTAGGCCTGGGAGGAATGCTCATACAGTATTGAGGGTGATTAGGAGAAATTTTGCCGGTTATTTATGGTATATAAAAGGCGATTTAAGTCCAATTTTAGATGGATTGAAAGTGGGGTTGGTGATAAGTGCTTTGATGAGGGATGTGAGGGATAAGAAGGTTATTGATTTAATCAAGCTTGCATTAGTTACACCGGTAATAACGAGTCCCATTGATGGgatggaaaagaagaaaaagacaaAGAGGAAGTATCAGAAGAAGAAAGTGTTGGCTGAGGATGAACCGAAACCTGATCCTTATTGGTTGGAGACATTTTTTGGTTTTGCACCCGAGGAGGCAGAGAAACTTCCTTCATGGGGGCATTGTGGAATTCTTAGCCCACTATTGGCTAATATATGTCTTGATGAATTGGACCGGTGGATGGAAGGTAAGATTAAGGATTTTTATCGTCCATCAAAGAGTGATGTTATATGGAATAGTCCTGAAGGAGAAGCAGAACAAGGGAATACATCTTGGCCAGAATTTGTACCAACAAGTGGACCGGATAAGACACGGAAGATGGATTATATACGGTATGGAGGTCATATTTTGATTGGTATCCGTGGACCAAGAGCAGATGCAGCGACGCTGAGAAAACAGTTAATCGAGTTTTGTGATCAGAAATATAtgatcaagcttgataatgagaGCCTCCCGGTTGAACACATAACCAAAGGTATTATGTTTCTCGACCATGTACTTTGTCGGAGAGTGGTATATCCAACTCTTCGGTACACGGCAACCGGTGGTAAGATTATTAGTGAGAAAGGTGTTGGGACCCTTTTATCTGTCACGGCGAGCTTGAAACAATGCATCAAGCAATTTAGGAAGTTAAACTTTCTTAAGGGTGATAGGGAACCAGACCCACAACCATGTTTTAGAATGTTCCATGCAACTCAAGCTCACACCAATGCTCAAATGAACAAGTTCTTGTCAACAATGGTGGAGTGGTATAGATATGCCGACAACCGGAAAAAAGTTGTTAATTTTTGTTCCTATATCATTAGGGGTTCCCTAGCAAAGCTCTATGCTGCAAAGTACAAGCTTCGTTCACGAGCAAAGGTTTATAAAATTGGTGCAAGAAATCTGAGTCGTCCTTTGAAGGAGAGGAAAGGACAGTCACCTGAGTACCAGAATCTACTAAGAATGGGTCTTGCTGAGTCAATTGATGGCCTTCAGTATACAAGGATGTCTCTGATTCCCGAGACTGATTATACGCCTTTCCCTAGCAATTGGAGGCCTGATCATGAGAAGGCATTAATTGAATATATAAGGCTCGACGATCCAAAAACTCTGGAAGAGCAAAAAGGTTGCATTCAAGAGCAGGGACTTGTTTCACCGCAGGACTACATATCGATGCTAGTATGGAATTACAAAAGAAATGCAATTGTGATGGATCAACTTTCCCTAGTAAAAAGTGCTGGTTTGTTGTCGAGCTCAAATCGTGAGAACGATGATCCGAAGAACAAGGAACAAGAGGAATCCGAAGAAAGGCTTCATGCTTCACAAAT CTTTGTCACAAGAATCATGGATAACATCACAGCTCACTGA
- the LOC108480127 gene encoding putative invertase inhibitor — translation MKKSHLFSLVFFYLLLVSVSCDVIHDSCDKAAKGDPNIKFDFCVSSFEGNPKAKTATGVADLVKVAIETSMANATSTGLIISKLLDNKTLDTYARNCLEDCSELYSGAGSSIQSGGKAFEGKDYGTANAEISSAMDAPDTCEEQFKEKKGYVSPLTKENNNFFQLLAIVVSFMNLVPK, via the coding sequence ATGAAGAAATCCCACCTTTTTTCTCTTGTTTTCTTCTACCTTCTGCTTGTTTCAGTGAGCTGTGATGTTATCCATGATTCTTGTGACAAAGCTGCAAAGGGTGATCCCAATATCAAGTTTGACTTTTGTGTATCAAGTTTTGAAGGGAACCCCAAAGCTAAAACGGCTACCGGGGTTGCAGATTTGGTTAAAGTAGCCATAGAAACAAGCATGGCTAATGCGACGAGCACTGGTTTGATAATATCTAAGCTTTTGGATAACAAAACCCTTGATACATATGCAAGGAATTGCTTAGAAGATTGCTCTGAGCTTTATTCAGGTGCAGGGTCTAGTATACAAAGTGGTGGGAAAGCTTTTGAAGGTAAAGATTATGGAACAGCTAATGCAGAAATAAGTTCAGCCATGGATGCACCGGATACTTGTGAAGAGCAGTTTAAAGAGAAGAAAGGGTATGTGTCACCATTGACAAAGGAAAACAACAATTTCTTTCAGCTACTTGCAATCGTAGTTTCATTCATGAATCTGGTACCAAAATGA